GAAATAGCTATAGGGGGAATGAATAAATGGTAAAAATATCACCTTCAATATTATCAGCGGATTTTGGATATTTGGTTAAAGAGATAAGAAAGGTAGAAGAGGCAGGCTGCGAAATGCTCCACGTGGACGTTATGGATGGACATTTTGTGCCCAACATCTCTTTTGCTATTCCTGTGATAGAAGCGATCAAAAAGCATACTGATATGCCTATGGATGTACATCTGATGATAAGCAATGCCGAACAGATGATTGACAGATTTATAGAGCTGGAACCATATAATATCACAGTACACGCTGAAGCGGTAACTCATATGGATAGATTGATAAATCATATAAAGCAGCATGATATAAAAGCTAGTATAGCTTTAAATCCAGCTACGCCATTAAATGTATTGGACTACACATTAAATAACCTGGATATGGTATTGATTATGACTGTAAATCCCGGGTTTGGGGGACAAAGTTTTATTCCAAATATGTATCAAAAAATATCAGATTTGAGCCAGACAATTCGCCAAAGACGACTTAATACTCTTATTCAAGTAGATGGTGGTATCAATGAATCCAATATAAAGAAAGTTGTGGATTCCGGTGCCCAGGTGATAGTTGCTGGCTCAGCTGTATTTAATTCTGATGATATAAAAAAGACAGTAAACAGATTAAAACTGATTGAAGGATAGGTATGTCAGAATGAATATATTGATAATATCCAACGGAGATATTACAAATTATGATTTTCATTTAAAACTTATAAATCAGAATGTCTACGATAAAATAATTTGTGCAGATGGAGGAGCAGTGCATGCTTATAACATGGGTATAAAGCCAGATTTAGTAGTAGGAGATTTGGATTCTCTATCTGACCATGTTTTAAAATATTATGAGAATAAGGGAATAAGCTTTGTCAAATATCCACCTAAAAAGGATAAAACAGATACACATATTGCAGTTGACCATGCCCTAGAAATGAATCCGTCACAAATTGACATGATGGGCTGTATAGGCAGCAGGTTTGACCATACATATGCAAATATTCTACTAATGATCCGACCGTTCAGGCAGGGCATAGATATCAGAATGATAAATGAATACAATGAGATTTTTGTGGCAAATGGCATTGTCAGCATAAAAGGAGAAATGGGAAATTTAATTTCTTTATTGCCTCTTGGAGGGGATGTTTTCATAGAACAAACTAGGGGACTTCATTATAAAATAGAAGAGGCCATTTTGCCAATAGATTTTCCTTGCGGTACAAGTAATTTTTTAGAATCGGATACAGCACAAATCATTGTAAGAAGTGGCTTATTATTAGTTATAAAAGCACGAGATAGATAAAATTGTGTCAATTTACCTTCCAATTGAGTATTATGATTATATATTATCTTTTCATTTATCTCAAAAGGGGGGTATTTTTTTGAAAAGAAATTTTACATTTATGCAAATTTTAGGGTTGCTGATATGTGCTGTTGGTGCTGCTTTAATACTTATCTGTTCACCATCATGGCTATGGTTGATTATATTAGGGGGTTTGATGCTTTGGATTGGATATAGGTTGTATAAATTATATTAATTAAAAGAGAAGGTGGTACTATGAAAGTTTATTATTTTAAGATACCTAAATTCTTAAATAGACTGTTGAAGAAAATATTCAAATGATAAGATAGTTGATTAAAAAATAAAAAAGCAAATATATGCTCAATATATTTGCTTAGACGTTTCTTTGAATTTTTCCTGATTTTATGCATTTTGTACAAACGTTGATAGTTTTTGGACTACCCTCTACAATTGCTCTTACTCGTTTTATGTTAGGACTCCATATCCTTTTTGATTTTTTATTTGAATGGCTTACTTTAGAGCCATGTGCAACTCCTTTATTGCATATTTCACATGTTCTCGCCAATGGAAACACCTCCCTTTTATATTACCATGAAAAACAATTTAATTTTAACATTATATATTGATTTTAGCAAGAAAAACTTTCATTAAAATTTAATAATAAGTCATGTTTGCATCAATTAATGTTATAATATAGAATATATATGTGAGTTTTAGTATGTAAATGTGTTGTTGAAAGGGAGGTTAATAAATGACCGGTAAAATAGAAAAT
This portion of the Clostridia bacterium genome encodes:
- the rpe gene encoding ribulose-phosphate 3-epimerase, whose translation is MVKISPSILSADFGYLVKEIRKVEEAGCEMLHVDVMDGHFVPNISFAIPVIEAIKKHTDMPMDVHLMISNAEQMIDRFIELEPYNITVHAEAVTHMDRLINHIKQHDIKASIALNPATPLNVLDYTLNNLDMVLIMTVNPGFGGQSFIPNMYQKISDLSQTIRQRRLNTLIQVDGGINESNIKKVVDSGAQVIVAGSAVFNSDDIKKTVNRLKLIEG
- a CDS encoding thiamine diphosphokinase, producing MNILIISNGDITNYDFHLKLINQNVYDKIICADGGAVHAYNMGIKPDLVVGDLDSLSDHVLKYYENKGISFVKYPPKKDKTDTHIAVDHALEMNPSQIDMMGCIGSRFDHTYANILLMIRPFRQGIDIRMINEYNEIFVANGIVSIKGEMGNLISLLPLGGDVFIEQTRGLHYKIEEAILPIDFPCGTSNFLESDTAQIIVRSGLLLVIKARDR
- the rpmB gene encoding 50S ribosomal protein L28, which encodes MARTCEICNKGVAHGSKVSHSNKKSKRIWSPNIKRVRAIVEGSPKTINVCTKCIKSGKIQRNV